From Hirundo rustica isolate bHirRus1 chromosome 1, bHirRus1.pri.v3, whole genome shotgun sequence, a single genomic window includes:
- the SLC6A20 gene encoding sodium- and chloride-dependent transporter XTRP3 isoform X2 codes for MEKSRPLWDNPLQFVFACISYAVGLGNVWRFPYLCQMYGGGGFLIPYLIMLIAEGMPLLYLELAVGQRMRQGSIGAWKIISPYLCGVGVASVVVSFFLSMYYNVINAWAFWYLFHSFQDPLPWATCPLNSNRTGYEEECEKTSSTQYFWYRQTLNISPSLETSGSVQWEQALCLTLAWLVVYLCILRGTASTGKVVYVTASLPYCVLIIYLIRGLTLHGALNGLVYMFTPKGQCWALCGTSWSCSLVWLLQLEQLSNPKTWISAATQIFFSLGLGFGSLIAFASYNEPSNNCQRHAIIVSLINSTTSIFASIVTFSIYGFKATFNYESCINKVILLLLNAFDLEEGSVTADNLNEMKDYLMATYPQEYAQLAPQIKNCSLEAELDTAVQGTGLAFIVYSEAIKNMEVPQLYSVLYFFMLLMLGIGSMLGNTAAILTPLTDSRVIASRFPKEVISGVVCFMNCIIGLIFTLEAGNYWFDIFNDYAATLSLLLIVLVETIAVCYIYGLRRFEKDLYTMIGRKPNWYWKIMWAFVSPLLIISLFIFYLTDYIVTGTLQYQAWDATQGQLVTKDYPGYALAVIGLLVAASTMCIPLGALVTFIRKRLKRERVSTVA; via the exons ATGGAGAAATCCCGACCCTTATGGGACAATCCCCTACAGTTTGTTTTCGCCTGCATTTCCtatgctgtggggctgggaaatGTGTGGAGGTTTCCATACTTATGTCAGATGTACGGAGGAG GTGGCTTTTTGATCCCATACCTTATCATGCTGATTGCTGAGGGGATGCCGCTGCTGTACTTGGAGCTGGCCGTGGGGCAGCGCATGAGGCAGGGCAGCATCGGCGCCTGGAAAATAATAAGCCCCTACCTCTGCGGCGTTG GAGTTGCCAGTGTtgttgtctccttcttcctctccatGTACTACAATGTGATAAATGCCTGGGCCTTCTGGTACCTCTTCCACTCCTTCCAG gaccccctgccatgggccaCCTGCCCCCTCAACAGCAACCGCACGGGCTACGAGGAGGAGTGTGAGAAGACATCGTCCACGCAGTACTTCTGGTACCGCCAGACCCTGAACATCTCCCCGTCGCTGGAGACCAGCGGGAGCGTGCAGTGGGAGCAGGCGCTGTGCCTGACGCTGGCCTGGCTCGTGGTTTACCTCTGCATCCTCCGCGGCACCGCCTCCACCGGCAAG GTCGTCTATGTGACAGCCTCTTTGCCATACTGTGTTCTCATCATATACCTCATCAGAGGATTAACACTTCACGGAGCTTTGAATGGGCTCGTCTACATGTTCACACCAAAG gggcagtgctgggcactctGTGGAACTTCATGGTCTTGCTCTCTTGTCTGGCttttgcagctggagcagctgtcGAACCCCAAGACCTGGATCAGCGCTGCCACGCAGATCTTCTTCTCGCTGGGCCTTGGCTTCGGCAGCCTCATTGCCTTTGCTAGCTACAACGAGCCCAGCAACAACTGCCAGAGACACGCCATCATCGTGTCCCTCATCAACAGCACCACCTCCATATTTGCCAGCATTGTCACTTTCTCCATCTACGGCTTCAAGGCGACCTTTAACTATGAGAGCTGTATCAACAA ggtgatcctgctgctgctgaatgctTTTGACCTGGAGGAAGGCTCTGTAACAGCAGACAACCTCAATGAGATGAAAGATTACCTCATGGCCACCTACCCACAGGAATACGCCCAATTAGCGCCACAGATTAAAAACTGCAGCTTGGAAGCTGAACTAGACACA GCTGTCCAGGGGACAGGATTGGCATTTATAGTCTATTCTGAAGCGATCAAAAACATGGAGGTGCCCCAGCTGTACTCAGTGCTCTACTTCTTTATGCTGCTGATGCTGGGCATTGGCAGCATGCTGGGGAACACGGCTGCCATCCTCACGCCACTGACCGACAGCAGGGTCATTGCCTCCCGCTTTCCCAAGGAGGTGATCTCAG GTGTTGTGTGTTTCATGAATTGTATAATTGGCCTGATCTTCACCCTGGAGGCTGGAAATTACTGGTTTGACATCTTCAATGACTACGCAGCcaccctctccctgctgctcatcGTGCTGGTGGAAACCATCGCTGTGTGTTACATCTACGGGTTAAGGAG ATTTGAGAAAGATCTTTACACCATGATTGGACGCAAGCCAAACTGGTATTGGAAAATTATGTGGGCTTTTGTTAGTCCACTGCTAATTATAagcctatttattttttacctcACCGACTATATCGTCACAGGAACATTGCAATACCAAGCATGGGATGCCACACAG GGGCAGCTGGTGACCAAGGATTACCCAGGCTATGCCCTGGCAGTGATCGGGTTGCTGGTGGCAGCATCCACCATGTGCATACCCCTGGGAGCACTAGTGACTTTTATAAGGAAGAGACTGAAGAGGGAACGAGTTTCAACTGTTGCGTGA
- the SLC6A20 gene encoding sodium- and chloride-dependent transporter XTRP3 isoform X1, with the protein MEKSRPLWDNPLQFVFACISYAVGLGNVWRFPYLCQMYGGGGFLIPYLIMLIAEGMPLLYLELAVGQRMRQGSIGAWKIISPYLCGVGVASVVVSFFLSMYYNVINAWAFWYLFHSFQDPLPWATCPLNSNRTGYEEECEKTSSTQYFWYRQTLNISPSLETSGSVQWEQALCLTLAWLVVYLCILRGTASTGKVVYVTASLPYCVLIIYLIRGLTLHGALNGLVYMFTPKLEQLSNPKTWISAATQIFFSLGLGFGSLIAFASYNEPSNNCQRHAIIVSLINSTTSIFASIVTFSIYGFKATFNYESCINKVILLLLNAFDLEEGSVTADNLNEMKDYLMATYPQEYAQLAPQIKNCSLEAELDTAVQGTGLAFIVYSEAIKNMEVPQLYSVLYFFMLLMLGIGSMLGNTAAILTPLTDSRVIASRFPKEVISGVVCFMNCIIGLIFTLEAGNYWFDIFNDYAATLSLLLIVLVETIAVCYIYGLRRFEKDLYTMIGRKPNWYWKIMWAFVSPLLIISLFIFYLTDYIVTGTLQYQAWDATQGQLVTKDYPGYALAVIGLLVAASTMCIPLGALVTFIRKRLKRERVSTVA; encoded by the exons ATGGAGAAATCCCGACCCTTATGGGACAATCCCCTACAGTTTGTTTTCGCCTGCATTTCCtatgctgtggggctgggaaatGTGTGGAGGTTTCCATACTTATGTCAGATGTACGGAGGAG GTGGCTTTTTGATCCCATACCTTATCATGCTGATTGCTGAGGGGATGCCGCTGCTGTACTTGGAGCTGGCCGTGGGGCAGCGCATGAGGCAGGGCAGCATCGGCGCCTGGAAAATAATAAGCCCCTACCTCTGCGGCGTTG GAGTTGCCAGTGTtgttgtctccttcttcctctccatGTACTACAATGTGATAAATGCCTGGGCCTTCTGGTACCTCTTCCACTCCTTCCAG gaccccctgccatgggccaCCTGCCCCCTCAACAGCAACCGCACGGGCTACGAGGAGGAGTGTGAGAAGACATCGTCCACGCAGTACTTCTGGTACCGCCAGACCCTGAACATCTCCCCGTCGCTGGAGACCAGCGGGAGCGTGCAGTGGGAGCAGGCGCTGTGCCTGACGCTGGCCTGGCTCGTGGTTTACCTCTGCATCCTCCGCGGCACCGCCTCCACCGGCAAG GTCGTCTATGTGACAGCCTCTTTGCCATACTGTGTTCTCATCATATACCTCATCAGAGGATTAACACTTCACGGAGCTTTGAATGGGCTCGTCTACATGTTCACACCAAAG ctggagcagctgtcGAACCCCAAGACCTGGATCAGCGCTGCCACGCAGATCTTCTTCTCGCTGGGCCTTGGCTTCGGCAGCCTCATTGCCTTTGCTAGCTACAACGAGCCCAGCAACAACTGCCAGAGACACGCCATCATCGTGTCCCTCATCAACAGCACCACCTCCATATTTGCCAGCATTGTCACTTTCTCCATCTACGGCTTCAAGGCGACCTTTAACTATGAGAGCTGTATCAACAA ggtgatcctgctgctgctgaatgctTTTGACCTGGAGGAAGGCTCTGTAACAGCAGACAACCTCAATGAGATGAAAGATTACCTCATGGCCACCTACCCACAGGAATACGCCCAATTAGCGCCACAGATTAAAAACTGCAGCTTGGAAGCTGAACTAGACACA GCTGTCCAGGGGACAGGATTGGCATTTATAGTCTATTCTGAAGCGATCAAAAACATGGAGGTGCCCCAGCTGTACTCAGTGCTCTACTTCTTTATGCTGCTGATGCTGGGCATTGGCAGCATGCTGGGGAACACGGCTGCCATCCTCACGCCACTGACCGACAGCAGGGTCATTGCCTCCCGCTTTCCCAAGGAGGTGATCTCAG GTGTTGTGTGTTTCATGAATTGTATAATTGGCCTGATCTTCACCCTGGAGGCTGGAAATTACTGGTTTGACATCTTCAATGACTACGCAGCcaccctctccctgctgctcatcGTGCTGGTGGAAACCATCGCTGTGTGTTACATCTACGGGTTAAGGAG ATTTGAGAAAGATCTTTACACCATGATTGGACGCAAGCCAAACTGGTATTGGAAAATTATGTGGGCTTTTGTTAGTCCACTGCTAATTATAagcctatttattttttacctcACCGACTATATCGTCACAGGAACATTGCAATACCAAGCATGGGATGCCACACAG GGGCAGCTGGTGACCAAGGATTACCCAGGCTATGCCCTGGCAGTGATCGGGTTGCTGGTGGCAGCATCCACCATGTGCATACCCCTGGGAGCACTAGTGACTTTTATAAGGAAGAGACTGAAGAGGGAACGAGTTTCAACTGTTGCGTGA